GCTCTCATCCTTTAGGATTAGACACCTTTGGACTAGGCACTTGGGGACTAGGCTCATTAGAACTAGATGCTTTAACAAAGATGGTTTTAGAAGGAGGTGCTTGGGCAAATTTACTATAACCAAGTCCATACTTGATGCTAGAAGACCTTTGAGAGTCCAAAATTGCATCAAGTTTGTCCTTTCCTTtagcaaatttggaaagagaagtttttagctcaataatttcatttttcaacttctcattttctaatgaGAGGTCATCTAAGGATTTTTACATATCATCCCCTAAAGGTTTATCATTCTTAGTTAaggtctcattttctttcctcaaACAAACTACTTCCTTTTTCAAGAGTTTGTTTTTCTTATGACTCAACTCAAGTTCATCATTCATAACTTTAAGTGCATTAACtagttcatcataagaaaattcaacaacATCATCATTTAAAGTTACCTCATTAGAGCTTTCTTCCATTGCCATGAAGCACATTTAGGCAACTTGATCACCAATCTCCTCATCTTCGGAGTCACTTGATTCATCCCATGTTGCTTTAAGTGCCTTCTTCTTGAACTTCTTGAAAGGCTTCTTCAATTTGTGACAATCTGTTCTAATGTGATTCGGCTTGTTACATTCAAAGCATATGGGAGGATCCCTCTTGCTACTTTCACCCTTGTCCTTCTTGAAGATCCTCTTTGGGATGAACTTCTTATTTTGGAAGAGCATCTTCCTTATTCTCCTTGTCATTAGAGCCAATTCTTCCTCATCAAACTCATCATTTTCATCACTTGAGTTTTCAGAAGATACTTTAAAGGCAATGGTCTTTTTGTCTTTGTTAGGTTCCTTCACTTACTCTTTTTTGTGGGTCTTCTCATAGTCAATGAGATTTCCTAAGAGCTCATCAAGTTGTACCTTGCTCAAGTCCTTGGAATCCTTTAGTGAAGTTACTTTGGGTAGCCACTCCTTaggaagacttcttaaaatcttcTTTACTAGCTCCTCATTTGTGAATGTCTTTCCAAGGGATTTAATTCCTCCTATAATCTCCACAAATCTATCATACATCTCACTTATGGTTTCATCCGACTTTATCTTGAAAAATTCATATTGATAGATGAGGGAATCCATCTTATTCTCCTTTACTTGACTAGTACCCTCATGAGTAACTACCAAGGCATTCCAAATTTCTGTTGCAATAGACTTCATACACACTTTATTATATTTACTTTTACTTAATGCACAAAAGATAACATGAATAGCCTTATCATTTAAAGTCACTCTTCTTTTCTCTTGCTCACTCCATTCACCCTTGGGCTTAGTGACATGCGTACCATCCACAATTTTAGTTGGGGTGAATGACCCATTTTCTACAACATCCCATAAGTCAACcccttttgatttaagaaaaTAATACATCCTATTTTTCTAATACAAGAAATCATTGCAATCAAAGAAAGGAGGTCTTACCATCGATTGACCTTCTTGTGCATTGAGGGTTGCCATTGATCTTTACTCCAAGATGATTAAATCTTGTAGAATGgagactagctctgataccacttgttgtcCCTTGTGGCAACCCAAgaaggggggtgaattgggttctaattataaaattaaagactaaaagaaatttagacacaaagaagagtagaggaagaatgatgacgtaagaaatttatagaggttcggctatcccaagcctacgtcctctcctcaaggccctccttgagagttaactccactaaaattcttctttgggtgaagaataaaccccttacaatcaccacaagagtaaacccttgctcttttataaatccctttacactcgagctatttaaagctctatcacactcaaaattatAATAAGTGCTCACAACAACGTTGAATGAACTCTTAGAACaaagaatttacaactcaaatatcaagttctcaatattaactatggtagctcaagttctagagagaaagaatgaagaaaatttttagaacaTAATAAATTTCCAAAAAGATTGTTGTTGTTAAAAAACTTGTTTCCGGTCATAAATggtgcctatttatagtttttgaAAGAAAATAACCCttgggggtgcattaaatgcTAAACTAGCCGTTCAACCACTCAAAGCTCTATTTTATCGAGTTGCATAAACCTAAGTTTTGCTACCGAAGTTATTTACTTCGGCTACTGAAGGTTAGAGTGCCAAAAAGtagcttttgaaaagtcacttttGGCTGCCGAAGTTTCCACTTTCGGTTGCCGGAGTGCTCTCTGGACAAAATGGCTTGTAACGCTCAAAAACCATGATTTAAAGAATGAACTTCAGCAGTCAAACTTCTCACTTTCAGCTGTTGAAGTGCTCTCTGGACAAAAAGTAtcaaaagggcacttaggcttcGGAAATGCGTAACTTTTTCACCGGAACTCGGATTTTCGATCCGTTTGAACTGTtgaaaagctaatttgataaaattttcaatgaaaactctttcaaaaacaaattttcatttcttaaatttgaaaatttcattttactcccccttggtcaagaaaaagttacaagcaaagacactaagaaattaagagtttaaaaaactaATAACTTTTTGATCTGAACTCAGAATTTTGATTCGTTTGAACtattggaaagctaattcaatgtattttgcaactaaaatactttttaaaattaattttgcatttttaaaaaatttatttaattttcccttgataaaaaattaggtgaaaactaagttaaataagatattcttagtaccacctagacttgagccaatacaattaattaaatcagatttacaagatataaaataaataaaagttacattaTAGGGTCTCATAAATGTTTGCTTCTTTATCTTACTCTTCCTTAACCTTAATTTGAAGTAATTTGACAATTTTGAATTTAGGGtctacaaactcaacacaaacactttcaaagtatattagtagcacactaattatttattatcatcaaaacatgggttaagacacctGAGTCCAGTAGAGTATATATAATAAATGAATATTTAACTATAATCGttttaaaaaaaaactataatcAAACATCGTTGTTTTTTGCTTTCTATTgttaattttgattttggatTTCAGTTTTCTAGtttttaattttacaattttaaacaAAATGATAAATAATTCATCGCTAATAATTTTAACAATGAAATTTATATAAGAAACTAGGACGGtagataaatttaatttttaatattattgtaatcaatataaaataaaattttaatattaatttatataaaaaatctaATAACAATTCCTAATTTAGAAATTTGACAATTCTATGATATTAATCCTAATCAATTGCATTAGAAATATGTTTTGTAGattgtaatataatataatataattaattatataatgcaATCAAAATTGTAATACAACATGATATAATTATCATTACATTCCTATTTTTGtttgcaaaataaaaatataaatagtttaatgtactataatgataattttaattttaatatttaatttatttaaaatgtgATAATAAGTGGTAATGGTTGCGGTGATTGGTAGCCAAGAGGTAGAAGTGGCTAAGTGGTGGTGATGGTGGCAAGATCAGATAGTAATGTTAATAGTGATTAGGTGGTGGCAGAGGTGGCAATGGTTAAGTGTGATAACAGTAGTTAAGTGATGATAATGGTGGCAGAGTGAGGGTGATGATAGTTGTAATAGTGATATTAGTTGTAATAGTAATGATTGTATAGTGGCAGTTAAGGATGACAATAGGAAGGGAATCTGTGAAAATCACTATTCTCGAATccaattaatattatcaaaacctGAAATCATTCTAAACCTGATTattattacttgaaaaatatttaaatctatttaattttatatattttaattaatgatctacataaaaaattattttttattaataatttttattttaaaaatttaataatttcataaatatctaaattctattttatttaaaataaaaaatataaaaatttataaatattattataaaaaacatatattttttaaattaagtatATATAAATGGGTTCGAATAAAAGATATTCAACATATAAATCTGAATTCATCACGGGTATTATTTTTTTCAAACTTCGAACATATTTCAAATCTAATTATATACTATATAAATCCATcctataagaatttaattaagtcagatatctgtaaaaatttaatTCTTTGTCATCTCCAGTAGTAATAATAGTAGTattgataattaaataaaaaaaattaaaataaataatcataattatatCTAATTTTTTTCATGTGATAATAATTATTTCACTATGTAATTGTCTtccattatataatttatttttctataatcaaatatacaatttcattacaACTTTAATGAGATTATACCAAGCATGACATGTGAATACAGAAGATGAAATAGAATTACAAAGAAATCCCCaacagaaattaaaaaaaaaaaaagaattaactaCCTAGAAAACTACCTATAAGGACAATACTCGTAATTTTATGCTGGAAAAGTCGAATGGCAGATGGGCCTGCAATGAAAAGCGTcaattctcatcaaatacattATCATATGAGTAAAGAAAGAAAAAGTACAAGTATTATTGATAATGTAATTAAGAAaacatttatattatttttattaaaagaatattaatcattaaaattgaaattaacgtgataatttaaagattaaatcaataaaaacaaaaaattaaatcaataaaaataaaattttggttaaaactgaaaaaaaaattaaaaggtttGTATTTTCTTTTGTCATTTGGccaaattaaaaaatttgaaaaataatagcatatatatatatatatattcttcttttaatcatttgtttgaattaaagaaaatgaagagaagaaaaaaatataaatttaatttctcTAACTTTTCTTGTTGATACATTAATAGAGAGAAAAAAAGAGAAATGCGAAAATAAATGTattgtttttattaaaattatttaaataatatttaatataataataaaataaaattaccatAATTATTTGTCAACTATTTTTTTTAACATAGAGATTGTATTTCTctattctaataatttatcaaaataacataaaaaagttaaaatttcATTCTTaccttttatattatttttttatttaaatttcttttattttatgataaatatttttttaaaaaatattttttatatttttttagcattcagagtatttaaaaaaattaattaataaaaaaattttcctaTTAAAGAGAAAAGTAAATCTTTTAAGAAAGatggtttttattttttaataaaataaattattttttattttttaaactttgataatatatttatatatatatataaaataaatatattatttatttaatattataattaataatatgaaatattttttaaaaaatattttaaataaaaaataatttttatacaaaAGTTATTTTTCGTAAAATACCCACAGCCTCAATTTCTCCCTCATTTTTTAAGCAGGCAGcccaataattatatataaaaaaaaaaaggtagacgGCGTCGTTTTAGTAGATTTCCTTTCCTCTCACTTCTTTGGCGGCAATTATCAAAAGGTCATCATAACTGAAACTTGTCCATCAAGTGTCCACGGTCTTATTCTCAGTTTCTCACCACTCCACAGAAGCCGAAAAGGGAGGAGAAACAAAAAACAGAAGCCACAACTGAACCAAAATGGGAGTCCATGGTCTGTGGGACCTTCTTGCTCCCGTCGGCCGCCGTGTATCCGTCGAAACCCTCTCCGGCAAAAAGCTTGCAATCGGTGCGGCTACCACTCTTATCTCGAAATCAAATTAATCAAATTTCAGAGTCCACATAATTGTTTTTTTGATTGTCTTGTAGATGCGAGTATATGGATTGTCCAGTTCATGAAGGCGATGAGAGACGAGAAGGGAGAGATGGTACGGAGCGCACATTTGCTAGGGTTCTTTCGTCGAATTTGCAAGCTCTTGTATTTGAGGACTAAGCCTGTGTTCGTCTTCGATGGTGCCACCCCCGCTCTCAAGCGGCGTACCGTGATTGCCCGACGGAGGCAGCGTGAGAATGCCCAGGCTAAGATTCGCAAAACCGCCGAGAAATTGCTCCTTAATCACGTGAGTtcgttgtattttgtaattacctTCAACGTTGATGAATAGATTATCATAATATCTGGTGGTTTGTTGTAATTGTTTGTTGAGAAGTTGAATTTTGCTGCACTTGTTGGATGCAACTCTTGCCTTTATTTGTTGCTATGATTTCGTAGTTTTGAAGAAATCCTATATTGACTTGCACAATGCATCAGTTTTAGCTGGTTATTTATTTTGTGGATTTTTTTTGCAAGCTTAGAATTGTTCATGTCAGTTTGATGTATGGACTTGTAGTTTGTGTTATACATGTCTATTTGATTTTTGCTAATAGCTCAAGACGATGAGGCTAAAAGAATTGGCAAAGGATCTTGAGAATCAGAGAAAAAAGCAGAAGAAGGATTCTAAAGGTATGAAGATTTTGTCGGATCAAACCCAAGAGGAGGAGAGGAATCTGGAGAATAGTGGTGTGGAGAGTTATGATAAAGAAAAGTTGGATGAAATGTAAGACATTACACGGTTGTAATCATAAGCATAATTTGGACTTGGGTTTGGAACCCTTGTTGACtgttttaattatttgatttaggtTGGCAGCAACTATTGCGGCTGAGGAAGATAGTCATTTAAATAACAACACATCAACGTCTGCTGCTGCATTTCCTGCTGTGCAGGCAGAGGATAGTGATGAAAATGAAGAGATCATATTGGTAAACTTTACTATGTTTTAGGCATAAGGAGTTAATCTTTCTCTCAATtcctctcccttttttttttcaattttattgcaGGCATAACATGTCGTTagtattgttttcttttgattacaGCTGTTGTTAGATTGCTCTATTTTAACTGGttggtttggtttacaattttaTGGAATTGTCAATTTTGGCAAGTTTGAGAGCCATTGTATAATCAAGCTAATTTTCATAGACTGACCTGTACAAAGTGGTTGAAAATTTTGGATTTTTTGGATGCTTAATTTATTTGCTTTCTTCTGCCATTTCATGATATAGATAATTTGAAAAATATCATAGGGACTTGTTCAAAATTCACCTTGTTGATAATTGTTGTATTTTTTTTCCAGCCAGCATTGGGTGGTAATGTTGATCCAGCTCTCTTGTCTGCTTTGCCTCCATCAATGCAACTTAATCTTATGGTAAGTGAGTCTGCATATATAATGTTACAGCTTACAGTTTCTTATCCGATCTTGTTTTTGTAGCTTTGTCTCTTGACACTTTATTTTCTTCTGGTGGAATTTGATGATGGTATCTTTTTAGATGAGACAGAGTTCAATGGTGGAAAACAGAAAAGATAATAAAAAAGTCAAGGTCAGTTTTCAAATGCCTATATATGTTTACAATTGACTTTATCTTACTATGAGTATGTATGCATGATTGTGAAATATTATAATAAGCTATGATAACAAAAACAAGTTGACTGCTTGAGCTCAATCACAGTGGTATTACATGTATGGCATTTTGGATTTGTTTTGACCTAGAATCAAAAATATTTGTGATTCCTTgcctttcttttccttctttttattttgttattttttttatatttgtgattccttgcctttcttttccttctttttattttgttattttttttattgtttcccCCTTGTATTCTTGGACATGCTTTAATAGTTGGTATTTTTGCCTAAACAAAATTCAGGTTCTTGAATACTTTTAAGTGTTTTTATTTGTGCTTAAACAAAATCAGGATTACTTAACATgctttactgttgaaatttgttcTCATTGTTGTAGGTTGTGGAGTTAGTTTATGTGATACTATATGATTTCCCGGGACATGATTTGTTGTGGGGTAGTGAGTTTTACTTTTGCTAAGCTCTGCCTATGCTATTTATAGCCCCAATTTATTGTTAATAATAGCAAAAAATGTTACATGAGATTATGGAAACTGGGCTTTTCGTTTCTGCGGTAGGCTGTAATATGAGACAAATAATGTCACTAATTTTGAAGAAGCGCAAGCTTATGTAGTCAAAGGCTGAATACTTGCTGTGGTATTGGCTGATTGATATTTGCTTTCTTCAGGTTCTATTGGGTGAACAAatgctaataatttaatttattttcttcattGTCAAAGGATATCGGATACCAGGAGGAGGATCAAAAGAGTAATGCAAATGGTAAGGAGCCTTTGTTAGATCTAACCGATACAGAAGGGAGTAATGTAGAGAGGAGTGATGTGGCAGCAGAGTGTTACAACCAGGAAAAGTTAGATGAAATGTAAGATGCTTGTGTGGTTGCAGCCACTGTATTTCTAGCTGTGGTTGAATATTCCATTGATTGTTTTGATGAGTTAATTTTAGGTTGGCAGCATCTATTGCGGTTGAGGAAGATGAAAGTTTAACTAAGAGTGCCTCAACATCTGCTGCTGCAATTCCTTTTGAGGAGGGAAGTGGAGACGAAAACGAAGAAATGGTCCTGGTAAGTCCATGTCATCTGGAGATATGAAATTATCTTTCTAATGAGAGCCGGCGTAAATTGTAGCATTTGTGTTTTTAAAAGTTGTTAGTTTGGCTGGTTTAATATATTGTTTGTTTGCTGAGCTTAGTGATATAAATTGAGCAAATTTCGAAAATGCTACAACTGAGTTCATAGGATGTTGATTCATGAGATTCAATTTCTTTAAAAGTTACACATGAAGCAGGCAAGCTAATCTGATTGCTGCATTTATGAAAATCTTAGGTGGGGATCATGGGTTTAATGCCCATACCTTGTATCTTAAAAAgccagccaaaaaaaaaaaaaaaaagaatcataTTGATTTTTCCTTTTTTGCTTCCTTTTTAAGTACAACCATGAAAAACTAGTGTGAATACTGTTTGTGTAGGTCATAAGGTAGACTTCCCTTTTGGGATGTGAAGTTCTGATTCCTGCATGTTTTCATTCTGTACGTATGTTGGACTGCATTTTCATGTGTCAATGTTTCATGGTGGTCGTACTTGATTTATTTTGCAGCCAGCAATGTGTGGAAAAGTTGATCCAGCTGTCTTAGCAGCTTTGCCACCATCAATGCAACTCGATCTTCTTGTTCAGGTAGATTTCACTTGTAACTTGTCAGATAAGAGTGTTCGGATTACTCCTCTCTATTATTTTTTCTTGTGATGTTAGCTGCTTTTTTTTTCATTATGTAGATGAGAGAGAGTTTGATGGCTGAAAATAGACAAAGGTATCAGAAAGTCAAGAAGGTCAGTTCTTGAATTTTTGTCTATTTATTATGTTTATATGAATGTATTGtggatattttctattattttatgaTGTTTCAAGTTTAGACTGATTTGATATCACTTTATGCTGTGCAACTTCACAAGTAGCCATCCAATAAAGAGCTGTCTATTTCATTTGCTTTAACAAGGGTCATTTCTGTTCATAGTTTCGTGTTTCTCTTTAATGGTGCTTCCTTTTAAATCTTTTGGATTTATCTTATTGGTTATTTTCTTGCTCATCTAGGCACCTGAAAAATTTTCTGAGCTACAAATAGAGGCTTACCTTAAAACTGTTGCTTTCCGCCGGGAAATAGATCAAGTGCAGAAAGCTGCTGCTGGGACGGATGTAGGTGGTGTTCAGACTTCACGGATAGCTTCTGAAGCCAACAGAGAATTTATCTTCTCATCATCCTTTACAGGAGACAAACAGTAAGTAATTGTGTTTCCATTGTTTTGATCATTAAATATGCTGAAACCAAGGAAGGAAAAAAATCACTTTAAAAGAacagttataatgagattatatttTCATGTATCCATGATGACTGTTGATATATCTAATTTAATGTGTAATGCCATGCTTCTTGATTCTGTGCACTTTCAATTAATAGTCTTTCATTGACAATTACTTTGTCACCCGTGTTAGATTGTTTACATCTGCTGGAATGCAGAGAAATGGAAATGAGCAACAACAgacgccaatagggtattgtcctTCAGATTCTGTGGATCATGTTGCATCCACTAGCAAGTCCAATACTATTACAGGAATGTTGCAGGATGAATCTACAAGGGTGTTTGATGAAGATGTTGAGACATATCTAGATGAAAGGGGTAATATTCGAGTTAGTAGAGTGAGAGCTATGGGGATGCGCATGACCCGTGATTTGCAAAGGAACTTGGAtttaatgaaagaaattgaacaaGAGAGAACATGTGCAATGAAGAGCGCAAGTGCTCAGTCTGAGCTTAATAAAAAGAATATTGGTTCTTCAGAAAGAATTTCCAGTAAAAAACATCATATAAAAAATTCACATGGTGAATTGAATAATAGAAATGGGCAGTCCAGCTTAGATAATGAGAGATCCATAAATATATCTTTTGATGTTGATGTTGATGGTGAAAGTAAGGGTTTTGACAGTGATGACAACATATTTACTTCTTTGGTAGCAGGAAAACCTGTTAAGATTGATTCTGCTTCAGATAGTGATTGGGAGGAAGGGATTATTGAAGGAAGAGATAATAATTCTTCTAATGATATGGCATTAGAAACTAATCCTCCCCCTCGTCCTAAGGAAAGCAACATTAGTGATGATAGTGAAGTGGATTGGGAAGAGGGAGTTTGTGATGTTCATGATTCCTCACTCCCATCTGAATCAGGAAGAACAGCTTCCAGAGGTTATTTGGAGGAGGAGGCTGATTTGCAAGAAGCAATACGGAGAAGTCTTGAGGGTTTGGGGTGtgaaaaattaaatcaagaaccATCTGAGCTTGAAAATTTAATAAGCACCAAGGTAAATACTCACAACAGTGTCATATTCATTGACCAAGAAGATAATGCTGGTGGGCGAATTCTTGTTGAGAAGGATGTCTCCCAACAAAATAAACCCTCTCCTGAAATTTTGGCATTTGGGAAGCTTGACAGCATGGGTCAAAATGATGTCTCAAAGGTCTATTCTTCTTCAGATAGGCAGTTGAAGGCTGAAACACATTATCCTCCTAACATGGGTGTCCTAACAAATAAATCATGTACAAGAAATCTGGGTTCAAATGCTGGACAATCAAATGAAGATAAAAATATAGGGAGCAATCTGTGCAGAGAAACGCCATCTGCGGAAACAGCTGCTCCTTTGGAAGTAAAGGATGTCCATGTGATGGTGGAGCAGTTTTCAGATACTTTTGTTGGGGATATTGGGTTATCTACAAGTAAAATGTATTCAAGTGATGGTTCTCATGTTTCTGGAGCATTATCCGGTAACATGTCTTCTTCTATACCAGTTAATGATGAACTAAATGAAATGGAAGCAGAACCATCCATGTTGGTCAATGAGGAGAGAAAACCTGAACCATCACGTCAGCCAGTTGAAATATCCAAGTCCAACCCTTCCATACATATCACTGGCCTATCCAATGATTCAACAATTGGCACTGATATTGAAGCCAATTTGGTTGGAAAAAAAATTTCTGATTATGATTTAGATGAAAAAGAGCATTACATGAACGAATTTGCAAGAAATGAGAATCTGCAGGCTGGCATGTCAGAGGCCAGTTTGCGGGAGGAAATATTGACTCTTGGTCAAGAATTTACGAATCTAGGAGATGAACAGAAGAAGCTGGAACGCAATGCAGAATCAGTTAGCGGTGAGATGTTTGCAGAATGCCAGGTCTATGCTcctacttcaggatgacttaTTTCCATTACATGGTTATAATATGAATATGCTGATTGACTATTTCTTAATATGGTTTCCATCATATGATTTTCTATCCATTATTCTCTTAACCTCAGACAAATGACACCAGGGCAAATGATCAATTCTTTTGCCGGCTTTACCTTTCACTTGCAAGTGTTGCAAACGAAATTATTAATCTTCTTGGTTGTCTTATCCTAAATGGATAATTTTGTGTCTACATGAAATGGTTGAACAACATTATAGTGTActattatgtatatatatagttcAATGATCTCCTAAAAGGGAAATGAAGTTCAACATTTTGATATATTGTTTCCCATTGTttacatattttaaatattttgttaaaatttctaATCTAGATCGAAATCCTTCTATATTATCATCCTCAATCATTGTTTGCAATGATAAAAAATGCCTCAGGATTTTTGGGTTTCTACTTTCAATCTTTACATTCTTTGCATTGGATGAAGCTGAAGGATAATCTACTGTGGATTTGTTATCATAACATTAAAACTATAAAAGTTTAGCTTGTTTGTTTATGAGAGTAGTTTGATTTCTGAGGCCATCTTATTGGGCTATGGTTTTCTGTTTGAATGTCAATCATTGGATCAAGAATAGCTGTTTTGTGAAGCACACAGATCTTTATTTGTCAAGTGATCATTATTGGTTCTTTGGAAAAAGTGAAACTGATATTATTTACGTGTTCTATTATATGCAGGAACTGCTGCAGATGTTTGGCTTACCATATATTATAGCACCAATGGAAGCAGAGGCTCAATGTGCTTACATGGAGCTTGCAAATCTTGTTGATGGTGTTGTGACTGATGATTCTGATGTGTTCTTGTTTGGGGCACGAAGCGTGTACAAGAATATATTTGAAGACCGCAAATATGTTGAAACATACTACGTGAAGGTGTGCAATAGCAGAATGATTGAAGTCTCTGCTTTCCTCTTcccccttcccctccctctcccAAACATCCCTGGGATTCTTTTCAGTATCACCTGCAATTATTATCTGCATAAAGTTCCTTTTATGATTCTAATTTTCTCctaaaatttaacaatttttatgGTGTTTGATATTGTGGCATGAATATgcaatttaaataattttctttttactagACAAGCCTCTAACCTTAATACCTTGGGATTCTTTATGTTTTCTCTTTTAAGCTCATGCATTCTTGTTTCTCAGGATATTGAAAAGGAACTA
The Hevea brasiliensis isolate MT/VB/25A 57/8 chromosome 15, ASM3005281v1, whole genome shotgun sequence genome window above contains:
- the LOC110634543 gene encoding DNA repair protein UVH3 isoform X2 — encoded protein: MKSSIAVEEDESLTKSASTSAAAIPFEEGSGDENEEMVLPAMCGKVDPAVLAALPPSMQLDLLVQMRESLMAENRQRYQKVKKAPEKFSELQIEAYLKTVAFRREIDQVQKAAAGTDVGGVQTSRIASEANREFIFSSSFTGDKQLFTSAGMQRNGNEQQQTPIGYCPSDSVDHVASTSKSNTITGMLQDESTRVFDEDVETYLDERGNIRVSRVRAMGMRMTRDLQRNLDLMKEIEQERTCAMKSASAQSELNKKNIGSSERISSKKHHIKNSHGELNNRNGQSSLDNERSINISFDVDVDGESKGFDSDDNIFTSLVAGKPVKIDSASDSDWEEGIIEGRDNNSSNDMALETNPPPRPKESNISDDSEVDWEEGVCDVHDSSLPSESGRTASRGYLEEEADLQEAIRRSLEGLGCEKLNQEPSELENLISTKVNTHNSVIFIDQEDNAGGRILVEKDVSQQNKPSPEILAFGKLDSMGQNDVSKVYSSSDRQLKAETHYPPNMGVLTNKSCTRNLGSNAGQSNEDKNIGSNLCRETPSAETAAPLEVKDVHVMVEQFSDTFVGDIGLSTSKMYSSDGSHVSGALSGNMSSSIPVNDELNEMEAEPSMLVNEERKPEPSRQPVEISKSNPSIHITGLSNDSTIGTDIEANLVGKKISDYDLDEKEHYMNEFARNENLQAGMSEASLREEILTLGQEFTNLGDEQKKLERNAESVSGEMFAECQELLQMFGLPYIIAPMEAEAQCAYMELANLVDGVVTDDSDVFLFGARSVYKNIFEDRKYVETYYVKDIEKELGLTREKLIRMALLLGSDYTEGISGIGIVNAIEVVNAFPEEDGLKKFREWIESPDPTILEKFGAQNGSGVRKRGSKVGDDDTNCANSNVDGINSFGQNIPQGHEQDQSADYFQEIKQVFMDKHRNVSKNWHVPSSFPSEAVISAYSSPQVDKSTEPFTWGKPDLQVLRRLCWEKFGWGIQKSDELLLPVLKEYDKHETQLRLEAFYTFNERFAKIRSKRIKKAVKGITGNLSSELMDDDVNSKSRRKGTIRPGESGDTKPERPSKRAKGGSNKIKSLENSTTGWPRKRTTGVSVSSEVENPGKQWQAESRQSNHKGSRGVGRGKGRGRGCGRGKGRARGTLGFEQSDSSPDDVSGGGDDELEVDAEKSERPQEVRRSLRSRKPASYTVDDLEIDDVDKSLHHGDTRLNEEVLEAGISGVQGECKSADASLNGEEQHKVEDSLPEDFSEDYLEQAVGFVADEDGSGQAGVAKNTYPSEPGVSNDYLAMGGGFCVDESDTGTYQDVCHRPSMAAEWETVDSSHFTGLMEEAASGKSSFQLVSSVKRSLNDSQDGGKTNAFDTELSVDCINERDTGDHSKLSLPLPESTENDAGGSSIRSLSAMPFLKRKRRKI